A stretch of Triticum aestivum cultivar Chinese Spring chromosome 1D, IWGSC CS RefSeq v2.1, whole genome shotgun sequence DNA encodes these proteins:
- the LOC123166519 gene encoding uncharacterized protein At2g34160 encodes MSGDAAEAQRARAANGGGGGGGSSNRIQVSNTKKPLFFYVNLAKRYMQQHGEVELSALGMAIATVVTVAEILKNNGFAFETRITTSTVEIKDEMRGRPIQKAKIEIVLRKSDKFDELMATAAAEEAAEDEEEQT; translated from the exons ATGTCGGGCGACGCGGCGGAGGCGCAGAGAGCgagggccgccaacggcggcggcggcggcggcgggagcagcAACCGGATTCAGGTGTCCAACACCAAGAAACCCCTCTTCTTCTACGTCAACCTCGCCAAG AGGTACATGCAGCAGCACGGCGAGGTCGAGCTCTCCGCGCTCGGCATGG CCATAGCGACGGTCGTGACCGTGGCAGAGATTCTGAAAAACAATGGCTTCGCATTCGAGACAA GGATTACGACATCCACTGTGGAAATCAAGGATGAGATGAGAGGGCGGCCAATCCAAAAGGCCAAG ATTGAGATAGTGCTGCGGAAGAGCGACAAGTTTGATGAGTTGATGGCCACGGCTGCGGCGGAGGAGGCAGCAGAAGACGAGGAGGAGCAGACCTAG